The Cottoperca gobio chromosome 22, fCotGob3.1, whole genome shotgun sequence genome contains a region encoding:
- the ckba gene encoding creatine kinase, brain a, producing MPFGNTHNEMKMKYASEQEYPDLTKHNNHMAKILTPAMYERLRSKQTPSGFTLDDVIQTGIDNPGHPFIMTVGCVAGDEETYEVFKELLDPVIEDRHGGYKPSDKHKTDINAANLKGGDDLDPNYVLSSRVRTGRSVRGFCLPPHCSRGERRAVETLSIEALASLSGDLNGKYYALKNMTDAEQQQLIDDHFLFDKPVSPLLLASGMGRDWPDARGIWHNDNKTFLVWVNEEDHLRVISMQKGGNMKEVFNRFCTGLTKIETLFKERNHAFMWNEHLGYVLTCPSNLGTGLRAGVHVKLPNMSKNAKFEDVLKKLRLQKRGTGGVDTAAVGGVFDISNADRLGFSEVELVQMVVDGVKLLVDMEKRLEKGQSIDEIMPAQK from the exons ATGCCTTTCGGTAACACGCACAAcgagatgaagatgaagtacGCTTCGGAGCAGGAGTATCCGGATCTCACCAAACATAACAATCATATGGCCAAGATCCTGACTCCTGCTATGTACGAGCGGCTGAGGAGCAAACAGACACCCAGTGGATTTACTCTGGATGATGTCATTCAGACTGGGATTGATAACccag GCCACCCCTTCATCATGACTGTGGGCTGCGTCGCCGGAGACGAGGAGACATACGAGGTCTTCAAAGAGCTGCTGGACCCCGTGATCGAGGACAGACATGGAGGATACAAACCCTCAGACAAGCACAAGACTGACATCAACGCAGCCAACCTGAAG GGTGGCGACGACCTTGACCCCAACTACGTCCTGAGCTCCCGAGTGCGAACAGGCCGCAGCGTCCGCGGCTTCTGCCTGCCACCCCACTGCAGCCGAGGAGAGAGGCGTGCTGTGGAGACTCTCTCCATCGAAG ctctGGCCTCCCTGAGTGGAGACCTGAATGGGAAATACTACGCCCTGAAGAACATGACAGatgctgagcagcagcagctcatcgACGACCATTTCCTGTTTGATAAGCCagtgtctcctctgctgctggccTCAGGGATGGGCCGGGACTGGCCCGACGCCAGGGGCATCTG GCACAACGATAACAAGACATTCCTGGTGTGGGTCAATGAGGAGGACCACCTGCGTGTGATCTCTATGCAGAAAGGCGGCAACATGAAGGAAGTGTTCAATCGTTTCTGTACCGGACTCACCAAG ATCGAGACCTTGTTCAAGGAGAGAAACCATGCTTTCATGTGGAACGAGCATCTGGGCTACGTCCTCACCTGCCCATCTAACCTGGGCACAGGCCTGCGTGCAGGTGTGCACGTGAAGCTGCCAAACATGAGCAAAAATGCCAAGTTTGAGGATGTTCTCAAGAAGCTGAGGCTCCAGAAACGTGGAACTG GTGGCGTGGACACAGCTGCTGTGGGCGGAGTGTTTGACATTTCCAACGCAGACAGACTGGGCTTCTCCGAGGTGGAGCTGGTGCAGATGGTGGTTGACGGCGTAAAGCTGCTGGTAGACATGGAGAAGAGGCTGGAGAAGGGCCAGTCCATCGACGAAATCATGCCCGCCCAGAAGTAA